A region of Clostridiaceae bacterium DNA encodes the following proteins:
- a CDS encoding (Fe-S)-binding protein codes for MNYLNTKNHYDNCRFCWMCRQVCTVATMTNDETQSPRSRGLALYAAEKDIIKFDEPFAEAMYKCCLCDYCRSWCKGNYDPQEFILAARRDSVDLNIEPKHVKDLKNTLMEWDNVYSSNISDEFKNLWASLPDKGDVLLLAGGVIPFKAVEIAKAALSVFNKLGIKVAGVNEVRGTYELYSLGYYNEAYQKALDLIEQLKSTGAKTIVALDTQERYFLSNLNEIFGLKLEARVLDFSEFVEEAGIRFSNGVDNKVVYHDDSFLSRKCDNTESPRKILASVPGTELIEMLWYKKEAHATPNALYSSLCPNIADKMLLRIINEFAETGADAIIVSAANDYVGLKQAGVNVYSLAEFVDKAL; via the coding sequence ATGAATTACCTTAATACAAAAAACCATTATGATAATTGCAGATTTTGTTGGATGTGCCGCCAGGTTTGTACAGTTGCAACCATGACTAATGACGAGACTCAGTCACCAAGATCTCGCGGACTTGCCTTATACGCAGCAGAAAAAGATATCATCAAATTTGATGAGCCATTTGCTGAAGCCATGTATAAATGTTGCTTGTGCGATTATTGCCGTAGCTGGTGCAAAGGCAATTATGACCCTCAGGAATTTATTCTGGCAGCAAGGAGAGACTCTGTTGATTTAAATATTGAACCTAAGCATGTAAAAGATTTAAAGAATACTTTGATGGAATGGGATAATGTTTATTCATCAAATATTTCTGACGAGTTCAAGAACTTGTGGGCTTCATTGCCCGATAAAGGTGATGTACTGCTTCTTGCAGGAGGAGTCATACCTTTTAAGGCAGTTGAAATTGCAAAAGCAGCCCTGTCAGTATTCAATAAACTTGGTATAAAGGTTGCCGGTGTAAATGAAGTAAGAGGAACTTATGAACTTTATAGTCTTGGATACTACAATGAAGCTTATCAAAAAGCACTGGACCTTATAGAGCAATTGAAGTCCACCGGGGCAAAAACAATAGTAGCCCTTGATACACAAGAAAGGTATTTTTTAAGCAATCTTAATGAAATATTCGGTTTGAAGCTGGAAGCAAGAGTATTGGATTTCAGCGAATTCGTAGAAGAAGCTGGTATAAGATTTTCCAATGGAGTTGATAATAAAGTAGTATACCATGATGATAGTTTCCTTTCAAGAAAATGCGATAATACAGAATCGCCAAGAAAAATTCTGGCTTCTGTTCCAGGAACAGAGCTAATTGAGATGCTTTGGTATAAAAAAGAAGCACATGCTACTCCGAATGCTTTATATTCCTCATTATGCCCGAATATTGCAGATAAAATGCTTCTGCGGATTATTAATGAATTTGCTGAAACCGGGGCTGATGCCATTATTGTATCAGCAGCCAATGATTATGTAGGGCTTAAGCAAGCCGGAGTTAATGTATATAGTTTGGCAGAATTTGTTGATAAAGCGCTTTAA